One window from the genome of Deinococcus arcticus encodes:
- a CDS encoding DUF2259 domain-containing protein, which translates to MIQGAALWRAGLLALSLLGAGAQANERLPMTDVRFSASGERVLIVVSGEQDGSGFGQAAFSVLSTRSGAVLASRTVVDENAIALEVRRNLLAATTTQTLLRSMGLHSARASVPRYQRAYPAPYPRWEDGVRPGAVQVTPVPLWSRPVPVSLKVVPLPASACDQPELLLPGERPAGFELRVGGQLVRRQLSAGSRCVSRYTLERVDVQGNRVLLALRAYAMGFEGPDALPVFVAVTVK; encoded by the coding sequence GTGATCCAGGGCGCGGCGCTCTGGCGCGCGGGCCTGCTGGCCCTGAGCCTGCTGGGGGCTGGGGCCCAGGCCAATGAACGCCTGCCCATGACCGACGTGCGGTTCTCGGCCAGCGGCGAGAGGGTACTCATAGTGGTCAGCGGCGAGCAGGACGGCAGCGGCTTTGGCCAGGCGGCCTTCTCCGTGCTGAGCACCCGCAGCGGTGCGGTGCTGGCCAGCCGCACCGTGGTGGACGAAAACGCCATAGCCCTAGAGGTGCGCCGGAACCTGCTGGCAGCCACCACCACCCAGACCCTGCTGCGCAGCATGGGCCTGCACAGCGCCAGGGCCAGTGTGCCCCGCTACCAGCGCGCCTACCCGGCCCCCTACCCCCGCTGGGAAGATGGCGTGCGCCCGGGGGCCGTGCAGGTGACCCCAGTGCCGCTGTGGAGCCGCCCGGTGCCGGTCAGCCTGAAGGTGGTGCCGCTGCCGGCCTCTGCCTGCGACCAGCCCGAGTTGCTGCTGCCCGGCGAACGCCCCGCCGGCTTTGAATTGCGGGTGGGCGGCCAACTCGTGCGCCGTCAGCTCTCTGCCGGGTCCCGCTGCGTCTCGCGTTACACCCTGGAGCGGGTGGACGTGCAGGGCAACCGCGTGCTGCTGGC